Sequence from the Penicillium oxalicum strain HP7-1 chromosome IV, whole genome shotgun sequence genome:
CAAGATGTTGCGCCTCCAATCCATCTATCGACCACATTTCGATACTCAAAACATCCAAATGATCTAGTTCCGTCAGAAGACCCTGTGGTGAGTACCCTGTGCCTAATGAGAGGTCAACCTTTATCTGATCTAAGACTTCTCAAACAGGCAGAGTTTGATGGGAAGAACTACGTCTACTCTCGCGAGTTTGCCCCAAATGCCACCCGCTTCGAAGCTGTACTCTCCACTCTGTTGAAAGGGCATGCAGTAAGCTACGCCACGGGTCTCGCTGCACTACACGCCGCATTGGTACTGCTGAATCCCCGAAAGATCTCCGTCGGCGAGGGTTACCACGGCAGCCACGAGGTCATTGAAGTGGTCTCCCGTCTCTCTGGACTCAAGAAGCTCCCACTTGACTGCGCCGCCGAAAGTTTGAGTGAGGGTGACGTGATCCTCCTCGAGACTCCAGTCAACCCATATGGCACTGCATATTGTATCGAAGAGTACGCTAAAAAGGCACATTCTCGCGGCGCATACCTCATTGTCGACAGCACGTTTGGTCCACCAAGTCTCCAAGATCCATTTCTGTGGGGAGCTGATATTGTCATGCACTCTGGGTCGAAATATTTCGGCGGGCACAGCGATATGCTCTGCGGTGTGCTTGCGGTGAAACAGGATGATTGGGCGAAACATCTTTTTGAAGATCGAATGGCTCTAGGTAATGTCTTGGGAAACTTAGAGGGGTGGCTTGGTACCCGAAGTCTGCGGACGCTCGAGGTTAGAGTTCATCGTGCGAGTGAGAACGCCACTAAGTTGATCTCGTGGCTTCACGGGGCTCTGACTACTTCCTCTCCCGTGCTGGGATCAGACGAAGCCGCTGTCCAGGCGGTCCTGCAGAATATCTACCATGCCAGTCTGCAGGATGAACTGTGGTTAAAGAAGCAGATGCCCAACGGATTCGGCCCA
This genomic interval carries:
- a CDS encoding putative trans-sulfuration enzyme, coding for MVQFIDCHPATQALHADDHLNLVQDVAPPIHLSTTFRYSKHPNDLVPSEDPVAEFDGKNYVYSREFAPNATRFEAVLSTLLKGHAVSYATGLAALHAALVLLNPRKISVGEGYHGSHEVIEVVSRLSGLKKLPLDCAAESLSEGDVILLETPVNPYGTAYCIEEYAKKAHSRGAYLIVDSTFGPPSLQDPFLWGADIVMHSGSKYFGGHSDMLCGVLAVKQDDWAKHLFEDRMALGNVLGNLEGWLGTRSLRTLEVRVHRASENATKLISWLHGALTTSSPVLGSDEAAVQAVLQNIYHASLQDELWLKKQMPNGFGPVFSIIMQSEKYARALPSKLHFFQHATSLGGVESLIEWRALSDAKVDRKLLRVSVGLENWEDLRKDLSEAFKSLVRLR